AAGCTGAAGTTGATGTCATGAAGCatgaaacataaaatatattaagaagcAGGCTTTCACGACAGTAGAAGCCATAGCATTTTTGCCATTCTCAGAAATATTCTGAAATTAGCTTTCAAATAATATACAAACCATTTAAAGAGGAGAATTTTAACTAGTACAATCACCCAAGACTCTTGCATAAATAACAGCAGCATTACACAGTTACTCAAACCCGATTTCTCGAAATGCCTTCTtggttctctcttttttaagaCTTGGAACTTGTGTTTGACGTGGGGCTCTTGGTCTGAGAAGAAGCAGTGGAGGTGTGGCTCTGTGCCTGTGAACTTTGGCTAGAGGATGACTCTGTGAAGAAAATTATGCTCTCCTGGttgtcaacaaacacttggagaGATCTTGGAACCGGAGGTGGGTTCACGTTCACAACCCCTTCGAGGACCTGAACTACCTGACCCGTTGATGGCCTGTGGGCTTCATCATCTTGGATGCACCAGCAAGCAATTTTACAGATTCTTGTTAGCTCTTCAAGATCAGCATTCCCCTCCAACCTGTGGTCCAATAGGCTAAGGATTTCACCATGCTCTTGATTGATTTGGCTTGCAGCATAACTTGGGAAGAACTTCACTTTTCCATCTTCAGATTGCTCAGAGTTTCTCCTTCCTGATACAACTTCAAAAAGCATCATTCCATAACTGTAAACGTCTGCTTTGGCAGTTATAGGCACACCTGAAATCCACTCTGGTGCAAGATAACCTCTTGTCCCTCTCATGGTTGTTAGCACCCTGCTAAAATCCCGGCCGACAAGCTTCGCCAGGCCAAAATCTGCCACTTTAGGGAAAAACTGAGCATCTAAAAGGATGTTCTCAGGCTTTATATCGCAGTGTATGATACAATCCCTGCATTTCTCATGGAGATAATTTAATCCTCTAGCTGTCCCCAAAGCAATACCGTACCGAGTTTTCCAGTCTAAGACCTTTTTTGAGTCCTCCGAGAAAAGATGGGAATCAAGAGAACCATTCGGCATGTAGTCATAGACCAACAGCTTCTTATTACCCTCCGAGCAGAACCCACGAAGGCGAACAAGATTGACGTGCTGGATTGTCCCGATTGTGCTCACTTCTGAGCGGAATTGCTTCTCTCCTTGGATGATGCTTTCGAGCTTCTTCACAGCTATGACACTCGTATCAGGCAACACCCCTTTGAAAACAGAACCAAAACCTCCTCCTCCCAATTTCTCTGAGAAATTCTTTGTCGCATTCTGTAGATCTCTGTACGCAAAAGCTATCAGTGAACCTTCTACTGCTTTCCCCGTTTTGACTGTTTTCCTCCTCCTCAAAAATACAAACAGAACAAGGCCAAAGAGAGACACTATCACCACTGAGCCCACAACACCACCAATAACTATCCCCTTATCATTCTTCGAACTTGAAAACTCAGATGCTGCAAGCCTGATATAGATAGTGTTTCCATTTGAGTCATCTGCAAGTTGTTGCATATCCAAAAGATCGCCGAACCAAACTGAGCACAGACTGCCATCATAAGCATAGGCAGTACAAGTGCAGTTGCTCAAGCAAGTGGATTCGCATTCCTGTGCACTCCTGGCTGCCACTGTCTGTGGATTTGCAGGCAACTTCATATTGTTACTCGAGAAAAATCTGTCACTCTTCCCATTAACAACACTAGAATTCCCACACTGCAGATTTGATTCCCTCTCACATCCACCAGAAAAAACCTCCGACTTCCAGTCCTCCCATTTTTTCGGGTTGAAACCTCTCAAGCAGTTGCAGAAAGGCTGTGAATTCTCATTACAGCTTCCAAAAGCCCCGCAGTAAGCATAAACCTCACATTGCGTCTTTGGTTGAGACCAGAACAAAAACCATGCTTGGCTAATCTCCAACCATGATAGTTGCTGAATCTGTCCTCCAGCCGCCATCACAAACCGAGATATGAGTGTTTCATTGTACAATGAATAGGTGAAATAGCTCTCATTAGCATCGTTAACATAACTAAAGTTGTAAATATAGTTGGATCTCATTTCAGGAACTAAGCTGAAAATCTGTCCATTCCATGATCCACTATCCCAATAGTATTTAGTCCTATTCCTAAAGATCAAATATCGACTCTGATTTGGGTCTAGCTCAAGAGAGAAAAGACCTGGTGAAGGATCATCTTTGCTTTTCCATGAAATGAGAAGTGTGTTCCTTCCGGTGATTTTGTTCAATCCAACCTTGGCACCAGGCAGCCATGTATGAGCTGGAAAATCAAAAGACTGCCATAGTGGTGACACTGAATTAGACCCATCTCTCAAAACAAGATTTCCATCATCACCAAGAACTGCTTCCACAGAACTTGACCTACTAGAGCTCAAATTTGTGGACCAAATTGGGATCTTGGACTCattaaagagaaataaattacCACCAGAAACCTTTAACTCTGAAGAAAATCTATCAGAAACGGGTGTCTCTCTGTTTGCTACCCAAACTATGGTCTGTTCAGACACTTTATCTCTATAGTACCACATGCCTATATAGTAGTTTGGGGAGTTACCTGGACGGAAGAAACCAAGTTCAAAGACTTTTCGTGCTGAGACAATAGTTTGGTCTCCAGAGAGAGAACTGTTTGCAGAGATTGTATCAGCTCCAAGGGAGACATGGGAGTtgagaggaaaacaaaaaaagataacaaagaaCATGATCCATGGATTGTTTCGGACATCCATGGCTGCTGCTAAAGAATTTTGCAGGCAAGATTGAGATGTTGGAGGCGCAAGAATGCACACTACAGCTAGTTAAAATAGAGTctgaaagagagaaaacaagactTGGTCTCAATATGCTACGTAAGCATTTGCCAAAGAAACTTCAAAGTCTGTTGTTTTGAACCACAAGTCAACCGAGCTTTCTTCTGGACACATTCAACATGGTTCTCcccatcatttatttatttattttattaccatatgatattctcaatcaattttcatttaaatccaaatatatatatatatatatatatatatatatattaaaattgaagttaaacctatttttcaatatctatcaaatttggttaaaTTTCCATTTACTCATTACATTATTTCAATAATTCAATCCCAATAAATCTAAAAGTATTTGCtgtcatttataattatttacatGTGGTGGTTGACGCATTCATTAAAACGAAAATGACAATTTGAACTTTTAGGTAAATATGTgtctcatattttttctttcaataaatatttggtGTTCGTTTGGAGCTGCATTTACAAAAGAGTTTTAGcaaatcttaaaaacaattttctttaaattagtttttttttaatcattttaatgtattaatattaaaaataatatttttttaaaaaatattattttaatatattaaaaaaaaactttaaaaaataatttcaactaaACTCCCAGAACACCCTTCATCATTTGAGATCCAGTGAGCGTgatttattatgataaaaaagtcATTCTCgtgccaagaaaagaaaattcaaagttcCATTTTGCAACCTTCAAGAGATCGAACTTGAATTCTGTGTAAGACAATTAATGGTTTGTCATGACCAGACAGAGGACTGGGAACTCAAGCTTGGTCACCATGGAAGAAAAAGGCCGCATAGCCAAGAAAACTCACTCCAATCACTTTCatgaacatataaaatatattgttggCTTGcgtgattttttatgataaaaaaattgtccttaattacatgtttaatgaaacaatgttTTTCCTTTGCTCGTCTCTTTTATGATGCATGGCAGGCATATGACATATCGAGATTCGGCTGATTtggatttaaattgatttatacaattaacctgaCTAGATTAAAAACCTAATAGTCATAACActtattaaaaatctattaatatttttaaaaagaattatcaaaacaacattgttttgatatttttttaaataaaaatttatgatgttAATATAGATTGACTCTCCTAACTTGTgatctaaaatttcaaatcaagttttaaaattatgatgataaaaacaaagattttattataaaaatataagtcCTTCAATTTTAAGATTCAGTTTGAatcttattactattttttttaaaatgatatatttgtcttttagtacttttatttataaaagtaatataaaaattgatttcgATAGAgatgaaatgaaaatattaaaaaaaattgctataaTCTTCATCAACATATATGTACAaccatttaaaaagaaaatcatggtCTTCCCTGCTTAAGTTTGAAGGTTCGAGGTCATGCCCTAAATAATAAGAGGAGTCACCATGTTTAGGTCATATAAACCAAAAGAGAGCAAATCAAGAAGACTAAAAATAATCCATTCCAAAAGGTTGAAAATTGGATCAGTTTTGACGACCTTTACTTGGTTTTCACCTGTACACACTTGAAAGATGATCCTCGACGACGAGGAAGAAGATTTGGTGGGTTGGCTTAGCAGACCACAATGAAATGTCCATTTCTTTTATGTCAAcagtccttaaaaaaaaaaaaagttttatagcAATCGATTTTACcgagttatttgaaaaacaatccaaagaattaatgtttttcaacAATAAACTATCTCCTCTTTCTACATCTCACGCCAGCAGCGAGTGACAGCAAATCTAGCGCCGATGAATCCAAGGACACGATTAGTTTTGATATGCTCAATCAATgcgtttatatttttaaaaaaaaaatcataagagaaAAATTGCTTCcgggaaaattaattttttccacgtaaaattaattcaaaattaaaactaataaaaattaaagcaagtAATCAACAACCATAATTGTCTAATGATGACTCTTATATAACTGCTGGTTTCTTGAATATCATACGCGCAATAAAaactatgaaataaaattatttgggaGTCCCTATGATTCCGTCAAATAAATCTAAAGTtatttagggatttattacttgaaaatcACAAGTTGTTCAATTGTCTGGCATTCAACGGTAATCCACACAAATCACCCGTGAGAAATCTCTATTTAGGAGAAAATGATTGTTATGTCTAGAGTATTAGCTCTAATATTGTatttacatagtttttctatctaACAGACAACTACTCTTCTTTTTCACTTACAAAATAATAGGCTtagctttatatttatagagaatcttaaaaaccctataaatgataaaatatctatttgcctcttaaataatattcatatattatttaaggatgattttaaaaatttaatcaatcaagttcttatttgattttttctaggtctacaaatataatccttgtattaattatattctaattcttaatttctaaaatatattttaatcaagtcattttaatttcttactaatggttcttaatgtgtgaGACTCATTAGGTTTCTAATATCTTGGCccgaatataaattataattataattaaatagaattaaataaattaaacaatttaatttattatcaattcaacaattgattaatttatatttgaagatcaggtATATCGTCtagcaacgtgtcatgatctctcaaatattataaaattcattaGTGGTTTGATTTTAACCTTTCAATAACCAGTTTCTcagtataattaatattcttcCATTAACAATGTCccgatttaacattaaagcatgaagtatgtctgttatattaaatcatgtttgttctctacataataatcattgattgcttgaataagatttgaaactcttttcaaatctcattacATCCTGACTaaggatttctcagtcaatactatttgagaatagatgaaacattttttctaattcacataGGATGATGAATCCTATCTTGATCACTCAGATattttcatatagttcatgtcatACCCAATGTCTGCTCTTTcgttacctcgattaagataacatatAACAAGATCATAGCATAACATTCTCTACATAAGatgacttagtgatctcaagtctaagaatcacttacacaactgccacatgagtctttccatagacatgagtgatctctccatatgaaattcttatGCAGGtcagtttagtgtacatgtcttatgacaagcatCTACATATTAATTCTAGGTATTTCTTATACCTCAACCTATGAGAACAACTGCTTCCATAATAGAATGGTTTGACCTCCTCCCATCTGAGACTAGTATTTCATTATATAGGAAAAGTTTTCATGTGCACAGTAATTATAAAGAGCAATTTTAAGGAGCTATATATAATAAGCTAAATCTAGGGAGCTATATATAGTAAGGTAAATTTCCTATTTATATCTAGTATTTACAAGCTAGATTTCAATGAGTACAAATAGTTGTATGCTTGATTTCAGCCTTTCTATTGACATCCCCCTTCAAATTGATGCGGGCTTGTCCATAAGCATCAATTTAGTCGTAAGAAAATGATGACGTTGTCGTCTGAGAGTATTGGTGAAAACATCAGCCGCTTGAAGATTGTTGGATACATGTGGAAGTGATATAGTCTGAGCCTCAAAGGCGTTTCTTGGGTATAGTTGGCAATAACAACTCAAGCTGAAAACGCCTAGCATTGTTGTCTTGGTTATAGACTTGTACGAGGTGATCCCATATAGCCTTTGCAGATCTATGAGGACACAAAGAAAGAATCAGATGTGGCTTCATATAACTAAGAATCCATGACATGATTTGTGCATCTTTAGCAACCCATGCTGCCTTAGCAACGACAGATCCCTCAGTAGCCGAGTCTCCTTTGTCGTTGCCATCTATATGGCCTCATAACTTCTTTCCCTTGAGAAAGATCTTCGACTGAAATGCccaaacaacataatttttgcCAGTAAATCTAACACAAACATTATCTAACTTCTCCATGAAGCTATGACTGAGAAAACTAATACTTAAAAATTCTGTGAgaaaagctctgataccataacaTAATGGTTTGACCTCTTCCCATCCAAGACTAGTCTTTCATTATATATGAAAAGTTGTCATGTGCACAGTAATTACAAAGAGCAATTCTAAGGAGCTATATATGGTAAGGTAAATTTCCTATTTATATTTAGTATATATAGCCTAGATTTCAATGAGTACAAATAGATGTATGCTTGATTTCAACCTTTATATTGacattctttttataaagaaaagaacataatatgtactaGTCTTTACGACTCTAATGAATGTTcagtatttaagagagtatTGACCAggaacattttagaaacaatacaTTAATGCtatagaaatctcataattataacaattttataattttctttgcagaGTATTTTTGtcccatgaactttatctttactctagattcattaatctaatattatatgaatattaaagataaattaagcctttattaataataaatatgtatttatattaatataataatgacaTGTGTAACCAACCGATTGACTACAaagcatattaaactaacatttATTTCCACGATTAAACAATATCTTATAATGAAACACACGGTATCACCATCATGTAATTACAACATATCAACACTTTCAGCTCCAAGCATAATCTTACAAGAAATTTTCTAAAGAGACCAAACATGTAATCTCATATTACTTTACATTCAAATGACTTAATGccaatcaaaattatattaacatttCTTTCAAACAACTCCATCATCTTAACTTCCAAATGAACAGAACAAAAGAtccaaaaaccaagaaaaaaaaaggaggtagTGTTCCATGCAGAAATGCACCATAATAGATAACCATGAACGAAGAAGTGATTCAATAATAATCTATCAATATTCTTATTTGGTTGAAGAAGAGGCATCATAATTGgatgatgaaaagaaaactagaatagctttcattaattaaatctaCCAAAACACATATTGACAAACACATAAATCCACATGTATTGATTTATAACCTACAAGAATCAAATGCTAGGCCCAAACACATAACTAAcaacacctaaaaaaaagtaagtgaTTAGTGGCTTGGTCCACACTTCGACAagactaataataataacttatatGAAACAATTACAAGTTCACCAAGTCCAAACAACTGTTTGAGAACATGATCATCATCCACAACCAACTTTGTTGTTTGCACATCTGAAGCAAATACTTTATCATAGTTAATCTCATGCTTTTGACTATAACATTTTACCACTAAACTTACTTTGTACCTCTTCACCTCTTATTTGacgttcttcttttctttgtagatCCACTTGACACCTATTGACTTCTTTCCACTTGGTCTAAGAACCAATTTCCATGTGTCATTTTTCTCAATTGATGCAATCTTCTCATCCATAGCAATTATCTACTTTTCATcatttattgcttttttaaacACTATAGAATCACATATAACAAGGTGACTATATAATGTTACATCATCAATAAGATTAGTTACCCCATATAAGTTATCAAGGCTCTCTATCTTTCATGGTGGATTTAGAGGAGTGCCACTACTTAAGCTTctactaaaagaaaatgaagaataagaagaaattgAGCTCATTGGTGTTTATGGAGGTGTAATTATAGGTTCTTAAAGATCTTCATATCTTTCCTCATCTTCATCAAGAATCAGTAGGAAGTCATATTTCTTACCATCATCTATCTTCCAATCACATACTCCATCTTCATTGAACTCAACATCTCTACAAATCACCATCTTTCCTTCATTAAGGTTGTAAAGCGTGTATCATTTAGACTTTTGATCATAACCcataaaaatcatcttttttctcttgtCATCTAACTTGGTCCTTACTTGATCATCTACATGCACATAGACAAATGTTCCAAAAAACTTTCAAGTGAGAAACACTTGGCTTTCTTCCACTCCATACTTGTGAAGTCATGTCATTCAAGCCTTTAGTAGGATATCTATTTGACAAGTAGATAACACATTCTACAGCTTCGGCCCAAAACTCTTTAGACAACTTCTTGGTTTTGAGCATACTTCTTACCATGTTGAGGatgcttctgttttttttttttatcttcatcatGCCATTTTATTATAGAGATCTAGGCACCGTTAGGAGTCTCTTTATACCATGATCTTcacaaaacacattaaaatcattagaacaaaattcacTCCCTATCTGTCTTGAGTGATTATATAGAATAATTACTTCCTTTTCAACTAATgccttaaactttttaaaacaactaaacatattagacttttcttttcaaaggtATACCCAAGTTTTTCTACTATAATAgtcaataaaaagtaaaaaatacagATTCTTACCAAACAAACATGGTTTGATAAGACTACAAACatcaacatgtattttttatggtttacaTGCTTTTGATATAGACTCCTTCAGAAAACTCTTGAGATATTTCTTACCTACTAAACATCTTTCACATAA
This window of the Populus trichocarpa isolate Nisqually-1 chromosome 13, P.trichocarpa_v4.1, whole genome shotgun sequence genome carries:
- the LOC7494446 gene encoding G-type lectin S-receptor-like serine/threonine-protein kinase At2g19130 isoform X3, which produces MDVRNNPWIMFFVIFFCFPLNSHVSLGADTISANSSLSGDQTIVSARKVFELGFFHPGNSPNYYIGMWYYRDKVSEQTIVWVANRETPVSDRFSSELKVSGGNLFLFNESKIPIWSTNLSSSRSSSVEAVLGDDGNLVLRDGSNSVSPLWQSFDFPAHTWLPGAKVGLNKITGRNTLLISWKSKDDPSPGLFSLELDPNQSRYLIFRNRTKYYWDSGSWNGQIFSLVPEMRSNYIYNFSYVNDANESYFTYSLYNETLISRFVMAAGGQIQQLSWLEISQAWFLFWSQPKTQCEVYAYCGAFGSCNENSQPFCNCLRGFNPKKWEDWKSEVFSGGCERESNLQCGNSSVVNGKSDRFFSSNNMKLPANPQTVAARSAQECESTCLSNCTCTAYAYDGSLCSVWFGDLLDMQQLADDSNGNTIYIRLAASEFSSSKNDKGIVIGGVVGSVVIVSLFGLVLFVFLRRRKTVKTGKAVEGSLIAFAYRDLQNATKNFSEKLGGGGFGSVFKGVLPDTSVIAVKKLESIIQGEKQFRSEVSTIGTIQHVNLVRLRGFCSEGNKKLLVYDYMPNGSLDSHLFSEDSKKVLDWKTRYGIALGTARGLNYLHEKCRDCIIHCDIKPENILLDAQFFPKVADFGLAKLVGRDFSRVLTTMRGTRGYLAPEWISGVPITAKADVYSYGMMLFEVVSGRRNSEQSEDGKVKFFPSYAASQINQEHGEILSLLDHRLEGNADLEELTRICKIACWCIQDDEAHRPSTGQVVQVLEGVVNVNPPPVPRSLQVFVDNQESIIFFTESSSSQSSQAQSHTSTASSQTKSPTSNTSSKS
- the LOC7494446 gene encoding G-type lectin S-receptor-like serine/threonine-protein kinase At2g19130 isoform X2, producing the protein MDVRNNPWIMFFVIFFCFPLNSHVSLGADTISANSSLSGDQTIVSARKVFELGFFHPGKSSNYYIGMWYHRDKVSEQTIVWVANRETPVSDRFSSELRISGGNLVLFNESMIPIWSTNLSSSRSGSVEAVLGDDGNLVLRDGSNSSVSPLWQSFDFPADTWLPGAKVGLNKITKRNTLLISWKSKDNPSPGLFSLELDPNQSRYLIFWNRSKDYWSSGSWNGLIFSLVPEMRSNYIYNFSYINDTKESYFTYSLYNETLISRFVMAAGGQIQQQSWLESTQQWFLFWSQPKTQCEVYAYCGAFGSCNGNSQPFCNCLRGFNPKKWEDWKSEVFSGGCERESNLQCGNSSVVNGKSDRFFSSNNMKLPANPQTVAARSAQECESTCLSNCTCTAYAYDGSLCSVWFGDLLDMQQLADDSNGNTIYIRLAASEFSSSKNDKGIVIGGVVGSVVIVSLFGLVLFVFLRRRKTVKTGKAVEGSLIAFAYRDLQNATKNFSEKLGGGGFGSVFKGVLPDTSVIAVKKLESIIQGEKQFRSEVSTIGTIQHVNLVRLRGFCSEGNKKLLVYDYMPNGSLDSHLFSEDSKKVLDWKTRYGIALGTARGLNYLHEKCRDCIIHCDIKPENILLDAQFFPKVADFGLAKLVGRDFSRVLTTMRGTRGYLAPEWISGVPITAKADVYSYGMMLFEVVSGRRNSEQSEDGKVKFFPSYAASQINQEHGEILSLLDHRLEGNADLEELTRICKIACWCIQDDEAHRPSTGQVVQVLEGVVNVNPPPVPRSLQVFVDNQESIIFFTESSSSQSSQAQSHTSTASSQTKSPTSNTSSKS
- the LOC7494446 gene encoding G-type lectin S-receptor-like serine/threonine-protein kinase At2g19130 isoform X1, coding for MDVRNNPWIMFFVIFFCFPLNSHVSLGADTISANSSLSGDQTIVSARKVFELGFFHPGKSSNYYIGMWYHRDKVSEQTIVWVANRETPVSDRFSSELRISGGNLVLFNESMIPIWSTNLSSSRSGSVEAVLGDDGNLVLRDGSNSSVSPLWQSFDFPADTWLPGAKVGLNKITKRNTLLISWKSKDNPSPGLFSLELDPNQSRYLIFWNRSKDYWSSGSWNGLIFSLVPEMRSNYIYNFSYINDTKESYFTYSLYNETLISRFVMAAGGQIQQQSWLESTQQWFLFWSQPKTQCEVYAYCGAFGSCNENSQPFCNCLRGFNPKKWEDWKSEVFSGGCERESNLQCGNSSVVNGKSDRFFSSNNMKLPANPQTVAARSAQECESTCLSNCTCTAYAYDGSLCSVWFGDLLDMQQLADDSNGNTIYIRLAASEFSSSKNDKGIVIGGVVGSVVIVSLFGLVLFVFLRRRKTVKTGKAVEGSLIAFAYRDLQNATKNFSEKLGGGGFGSVFKGVLPDTSVIAVKKLESIIQGEKQFRSEVSTIGTIQHVNLVRLRGFCSEGNKKLLVYDYMPNGSLDSHLFSEDSKKVLDWKTRYGIALGTARGLNYLHEKCRDCIIHCDIKPENILLDAQFFPKVADFGLAKLVGRDFSRVLTTMRGTRGYLAPEWISGVPITAKADVYSYGMMLFEVVSGRRNSEQSEDGKVKFFPSYAASQINQEHGEILSLLDHRLEGNADLEELTRICKIACWCIQDDEAHRPSTGQVVQVLEGVVNVNPPPVPRSLQVFVDNQESIIFFTESSSSQSSQAQSHTSTASSQTKSPTSNTSSKS
- the LOC7494446 gene encoding G-type lectin S-receptor-like serine/threonine-protein kinase At2g19130 isoform X4; the protein is MDVRNNPWIMFFVIFFCFPLNSHVSLGADTISANSSLSGDQTIVSARKVFELGFFHPGKSSNYYIGMWYHRDKVSEQTIVWVANRETPVSDRFSSELRISGGNLVLFNESMIPIWSTNLSSSRSSSVEAVLGDDGNLVLRDGSNSVSPLWQSFDFPAHTWLPGAKVGLNKITGRNTLLISWKSKDDPSPGLFSLELDPNQSRYLIFRNRTKYYWDSGSWNGQIFSLVPEMRSNYIYNFSYVNDANESYFTYSLYNETLISRFVMAAGGQIQQLSWLEISQAWFLFWSQPKTQCEVYAYCGAFGSCNENSQPFCNCLRGFNPKKWEDWKSEVFSGGCERESNLQCGNSSVVNGKSDRFFSSNNMKLPANPQTVAARSAQECESTCLSNCTCTAYAYDGSLCSVWFGDLLDMQQLADDSNGNTIYIRLAASEFSSSKNDKGIVIGGVVGSVVIVSLFGLVLFVFLRRRKTVKTGKAVEGSLIAFAYRDLQNATKNFSEKLGGGGFGSVFKGVLPDTSVIAVKKLESIIQGEKQFRSEVSTIGTIQHVNLVRLRGFCSEGNKKLLVYDYMPNGSLDSHLFSEDSKKVLDWKTRYGIALGTARGLNYLHEKCRDCIIHCDIKPENILLDAQFFPKVADFGLAKLVGRDFSRVLTTMRGTRGYLAPEWISGVPITAKADVYSYGMMLFEVVSGRRNSEQSEDGKVKFFPSYAASQINQEHGEILSLLDHRLEGNADLEELTRICKIACWCIQDDEAHRPSTGQVVQVLEGVVNVNPPPVPRSLQVFVDNQESIIFFTESSSSQSSQAQSHTSTASSQTKSPTSNTSSKS